The nucleotide sequence CTGGTTAATATCTGAAAGAAAAAGATATGTTAATTATTCTGGTCCAACTTCTCGGGTGCTGTTGTGCATTTCCAGAATTTTAAATTATTATTTCCTTTAGCAGCTCAAAAAATACCTAGATAAGAACAGGATTAAAATAACAATAGTTCCAGTATCATTTGTGAATTCCACCAATTTAGAGTACGGTGGTTTGGATTGTAGTATCGGATTGTAATGCTAGAATATTTAGTTGACTACTTTTGGAGGTTAGGAATACTGGCTAATTTCCTCAACCCTACCCCCTTTCCCCAAACGTACAGGCACTGGCACCAATCATAGCGCCTCTTCCATTACCTTGGATGAGATCAGGTAACTCAGTACAGATGTGATATTGAACCAAGTGTCTTCCCTATCTGTGTAGCATAGTTCCACAGCAGATAATGAATTTACCCAATTGGGCCATAGTGGAGAAACATCGAATCTGTATTAGGATTCATCAAAATGGCCAGGATTTATCTCTAATGGTTAccaaaaacaaaatttaaaaaaaaagaaaagtatatgtaatggggtggggggaggggtggtaatTATCCTTTATTGTAATGGAGGAGCAATAGAATAAGTTCAAATTTGGAAAGCTCCAAAATTTGGTTTCTAAAGGGAAGAAATTCGGTATAGCAGTATACTAAAACTTCAACAGttgaaaaattagtgccaggcgctaatcatTCTCGCCTTCAGAGAAATTCAGCTTTAGCGTTCCAAAAGGGAAAttaagcgctaaatcaagcgctaaccacttctcttagggttcTAAATTCTGAGAGcagggtggtagtggcagagcgctAAACAATTTTGTTAACGTTACTCTTTCAttacagaggctgcttccctcgcttaaagggaaggaccaatgatgctgcacaagctagTTATCGGCAATTCTGTTTTGCAAGGCGACCTACGCGACTGCCATTGCAGCCCCAAACACTTATTCTCACTTGCACCAATGAAACATTAAAAACTTTGTGCAGGCactagactggtgcaaataatatagGTTGCGCTCGCATTCTCTTTAAGTACCGCTACCAAAGCGGCCAGACAAGTTCACAACACCTCCTCTTGCTGGCGTTGTCGGCACGAGATGATCCAGCAGGGTGCGATTGTCAATTTTACATCTGGGATGATAACGGGACGCTGCGCATtttatgatgtcacgatctgcgaggcgctagaggcccaggtgttGAGTTAGCGCCAGCGCTAAACTGACACTGAAGTTCACTGTTCCGCTGCATTCGCCGCGTCCGGGCACTAACCTCTTAGCGCTAACAGGAGGCCCAAACCTACTGAATTTTAAAAACTGGAGCCAATACAAATAGATCTACCCCGTCCTCCAAAAAAAGATCGAAAGGGAAATGGATGGATTCTGTCACTTGACCATCATGGGTTAGTTAAACTTCACCCATCCCTTCAATAACTAAGTCTCTATGGAAACATGTGTTTACCATCAACTAGCCTACCCTCCACCAGCTGGACTTTCAGTACTTGGATAAATACTCTCCATTAGATTACAATTTTCAGCAATTAACGATGATCAATAATAGAAATAAACCTTTTTGCTCGGACCAGAAAAAAAACCTGTTTGTGGAGGGAGGTTTTGTGGCATCTACATTTTTTAATCTACCCAGATTTAAATTTACCAAAGTTTAGATTCATTCAATATGCATTAATCTTTTCAGCTTAATAACCTTTAGCCTCTTTAATTCCTTAACTGAGAGTGTTCAAATTCAGCACTTAACTTGTCATTACAACTCTGTATAAGTACAGTAAGTGCATTGTATTACTTTATCCATATAACCACAAAAATGGACTAAAAATTCTGTTTTTGAAATAAAATAGATCTTTTTTGAGGCATTCTTACAGAAACATTATCGTGTCCATTCAATTTGCAGGTGAAATGGCTACAGCACGGTGCTTGTATATCTTTGTGAGTTTGCAGATACTCGGCCAATCTTTCAGCTGTCCTGAGGAATGTAATTGCATTACTACTACTGCTTTCTGCGGAATTGAAACGGGAAAGATACTCAGACAAATACCTGCACCTTTACCAACAAATTTGTCAATTCTGAACATTTTAACCACACAGATAACCAAGATAGAAGAGAACAGCTTTGCAGATCAAATATTTTTGCAACAACTTGTGCTGAATGGTAGTCTCCTGATTAATGTTTCTGAAGGGGCTTTCAATAATCTATACAATCTTCATGTACTCATGCTGGCTGGCAGTCCATTGGAAGTACTGCCTGTTGGAGTTCTTGACACACTGGTTAATCTTAAACAACTTTATTTAATTAACAACCACTTAACCAAAATAGAACAAGGTCTGTTTGATAACCTTACAAACTTGGAAGAACTTTATTTATATCGAAATAAATTACAAACTCTTCCAGTTGGCATTTTTGACCATCTTGGGTGTCTTACTAAACTGCATTTAGGGAGAAACATACTCCGTGTTCTTCCTGCAAAGATATTTGACAAGCTAAGAAATCTTCAAATTCTTAGACTATATGAAAATAGACTGAGTGATATTCCTTCAGGCATCTTTGATAAACTGTTAAATCTCACTGAGCTTTTACTCAATCATAATAATATTACAAATCTTTCTAGTGATGCCTTTTCTCAACTGCAGTACATGGAAAAATTAACATTATACCAAAATAGATTAGTTGAATTGCCACCAAGAATTTTTCATAACTTGCCCAATCTTCGTAAATTGCTACTGTATTCTAATGAACTGGTGCAAGTTCCAGTCAGCACATTTGGTAAAATGGAGAAACTGGGGGAATTACTTTTGTACAATAATCAACTTGTCACTCTTCCAGATAATGTGTTCAGTAATTTAACTCATTTAGAATTGTTAGCCTTGGACTGGAACAAAATTGCCATGCTCTCAAAGAATACTTTTAGTGGCCTTAATGGCCTTCAAAATCTTCTTCTTCACAATAATCAACTCTCTATTTTAAGTGAGGATATATTTAGTCACGTTCAGCAACTGCGTTGCCTCTCACT is from Pristiophorus japonicus isolate sPriJap1 chromosome 6, sPriJap1.hap1, whole genome shotgun sequence and encodes:
- the lrrc15 gene encoding leucine-rich repeat-containing protein 15; amino-acid sequence: MATARCLYIFVSLQILGQSFSCPEECNCITTTAFCGIETGKILRQIPAPLPTNLSILNILTTQITKIEENSFADQIFLQQLVLNGSLLINVSEGAFNNLYNLHVLMLAGSPLEVLPVGVLDTLVNLKQLYLINNHLTKIEQGLFDNLTNLEELYLYRNKLQTLPVGIFDHLGCLTKLHLGRNILRVLPAKIFDKLRNLQILRLYENRLSDIPSGIFDKLLNLTELLLNHNNITNLSSDAFSQLQYMEKLTLYQNRLVELPPRIFHNLPNLRKLLLYSNELVQVPVSTFGKMEKLGELLLYNNQLVTLPDNVFSNLTHLELLALDWNKIAMLSKNTFSGLNGLQNLLLHNNQLSILSEDIFSHVQQLRCLSLYSNQLYSLSGNIFNNLNNLQYIRLDQNRLQNVPQGLFDFLPSIKQVHLYNNIWNCDCWISYLKNWTLENQEKVIKPNEIICNTPVDFYGQLILTLQDNQLSCNSSLHSFPLTSPVTKTTQLTTNSTSPTNNTSKMEAYLQTTNGTIEQQRSECTTQSETLQTWNATDASIQGATELTPITREDTSTETMSYTTRDDPSSASVISSNSAIGTSTDEGIFHNRIKNNSGNQGLSKIPYKIFFFSYIFLVAIQLCFIIIVLYILFVIRKRLLRQTIVTTPVVLLRLSEGAQDATE